Proteins co-encoded in one Scatophagus argus isolate fScaArg1 chromosome 11, fScaArg1.pri, whole genome shotgun sequence genomic window:
- the LOC124066880 gene encoding 5-hydroxytryptamine receptor 2A-like — translation MSLDGANASQWISDTVRAVSALESDTWPPPGLEESTLQINNLSNCHGADARFRNWTHREDGGGSYGSQCPVGQMAVEKNWAALLILVVIAVTVMGNILVILAVSLEKKLQNATNYFLMSLAVADMLLGILVMPVSMVTILYDYGWPLPSDLCPIWIYLDVLFSTASIMHLCAISLDRYIGIRNPIHHSRFNSHTKARIKIMAVWTISVGISMPIPVLGLRDHSKVFKDGSCLLTDDNFVLVGSFVAFFVPLTIMVVTYFLTINALQNEATLCLDQLVPRPKWSTTFTLSFLPQTSLSSEKLFRRSISREAGGRGSSGGLGGARGSVSGSLFGRRTMQSISNEQKASKVLGVVFFLFVVMWCPFFITNVLVVVCDPAVCDAGLMGNLLNIFVWVGYLSSAVNPLVYTLFNKTYRAAFLRYVRCQYQPEKKPLQLILVNTIPPLAYSSTQLPLANIGRLRNGESHSSGELKDTEKCRSDKSHGDRDESRV, via the exons ATGAGCCTGGACGGCGCCAACGCGTCCCAGTGGATCTCTGACACGGTCAGAGCCGTCAGCGCTCTGGAGTCCGACACCTGGCCTCCGCCTGGGCTGGAGGAGAGCACCCTCCAAATCAATAACCTGTCGAACTGTCACGGCGCCGACGCACGGTTCAGGAACTGGACTCACCGCGAGGACGGCGGCGGGAGTTATGGGTCTCAGTGTCCTGTAGGACAGATGGCAGTGGAGAAGAACTGGGCAGCGCTGCTGATCTTAGTGGTGATCGCCGTCACGGTGATGGGCAACATCCTGGTGATCCTGGCCGTGTCCCTGGAGAAGAAGCTGCAGAACGCCACAAACTATTTCCTGATGTCGCTGGCAGTCGCCGACATGCTCCTGGGCATCCTGGTCATGCCGGTTTCCATGGTGACCATTCTGTACG ACTACGGGTGGCCCCTGCCCTCGGACCTTTGTCCCATCTGGATCTACCTGGACGTCCTGTTCTCCACGGCGTCCATCATGCACCTCTGCGCCATCTCTCTGGATCGATACATCGGCATACGAAACCCGATCCACCACAGCCGCTTCAACTCCCACACCAAAGCTCGCATCAAGATCATGGCAGTGTGGACCATTTCAGTGg ggATCTCCATGCCGATTCCTGTGCTGGGACTCCGAGACCACTCCAAGGTCTTCAAAGACGGCAGCTGCCTGCTGACAGATGACAACTTTGTGCTAGTTGGCTCCTTCGTGGCCTTCTTCGTGCCCCTCACCATCATGGTCGTCACCTACTTCCTGACCATCAACGCGCTGCAGAACGAAGCCACGCTCTGTCTGGACCAGCTGGTCCCGCGGCCCAAATGGAGCACAACATTCACCTTGAGTTTCTTACCACAAACCTCGCTGTCCTCTGAGAAACTCTTCAGGCGCTCAATAAGCCGCGAGGCCGGCGGCAGAGGAAGCAGCGGTGGCCTGGGAGGCGCCCGCGGGAGCGTCTCCGGCTCGCTGTTCGGACGCCGTACCATGCAGTCCATCAGCAACGAGCAGAAGGCGTCTAAAGTGCTGGGTGTggtgttttttctctttgtggtCATGTGGTGCCCGTTTTTCATCACCAACGTGCTGGTGGTGGTCTGTGACCCGGCCGTGTGTGACGCAGGACTCATGGGAAACCTGCTGAACATTTTCGTGTGGGTGGGATACCTGTCCTCCGCAGTGAATCCGCTGGTCTACACCCTGTTCAATAAAACGTACCGAGCGGCGTTCCTGCGCTACGTCCGCTGCCAGTACCAGCCAGAGAAGAAGCCCCTGCAGCTCATACTGGTGAACACCATCCCGCCGCTGGCTTACAGCTCCACCCAGCTGCCCCTGGCCAACATCGGGAGGCTACGAAACGGAGAGTCGCACTCTAGTGGCGAACTGAAGGACACAGAAAAGTGTAGGTCGGACAAAAGTCATGGCGACAGGGACGAGAGCCGCGTGTGA